The following proteins are encoded in a genomic region of Camelus ferus isolate YT-003-E chromosome 8, BCGSAC_Cfer_1.0, whole genome shotgun sequence:
- the TBP gene encoding TATA-box-binding protein, with amino-acid sequence MDQNNSLPPYAQGLASPQGAMTPGIPIFSPMMPYGTGLTPQPIQNTNSLSILEEQQRQQQQQQQQQQQQQQQQQQAVATVQQSPSQQAAQGASGQTPQLFHSQTLTTAPLPGTTPLYPSPMTPMTPITPATPASESSGIVPQLQNIVSTVNLGCKLDLKTIALRARNAEYNPKRFAAVIMRIREPRTTALIFSSGKMVCTGAKSEEQSRLAARKYARVVQKLGFPAKFLDFKIQNMVGSCDVKFPIRLEGLVLTHQQFSSYEPELFPGLIYRMIKPRIVLLIFVSGKVVLTGAKVRAEIYEAFENIYPILKGFRKTT; translated from the exons GGTGCTATGACTCCTGGGATTCCTATCTTTAGTCCAATGATGCCTTATGGCACAGGACTGACTCCGCAGCCTATTCAGAACACCAACAGCCTGTCCATCTTGGAggagcagcagcggcagcagcagcagcagcagcagcagcagcagcagcagcagcagcagcagcagcaggcggtGGCCACCGTCCAGCAGTCGCCATCCCAGCAGGCAGCGCAGGGGGCCTCCGGCCAGACCCCACAGCTCTTCCACTCACAGACTCTTACGACGGCACCCTTGCCGGGCACCACGCCCCTGTATCCCTCCCCTATGACGCCCATGACCCCCATCACCCCTGCCACGCCAGCCTCGGAGAGCTCTGGGATCGTGCCGCAGCTGCA AAATATCGTATCCACAGTGAATCTTGGTTGTAAACTTGACCTAAAGACCATTGCACTCCGTGCCCGAAATGCTGAATACAATCCGAAG CGGTTTGCTGCTGTAATCATGAGAATACGAGAGCCCCGGACCACGGCGCTGATATTCAGTTCTGGCAAGATGGTGTGCACGGGAGCCAAGAG TGAAGAACAGTCCAGACTAGCAGCAAGAAAATATGCCAGAGTTGTCCAGAAGTTGGGTTTTCCAGCCAAGTTCTTAGACTTCAAGATTCAGAACATGGTGGGGAGCTGTGATGTCAAATTCCCTATTAGGTTAGAAGGCCTTGTGCTCACCCACCAACAGTTCAGTAG TTATGAGCCAGAGTTATTTCCTGGTTTAATCTACAGGATGATCAAACCGAGAATCGTTctccttatttttgtttctggaaaAGTCGTATTAACAG GTGCTAAAGTCAGAGCGGAAATCTATGAAGCGTTTGAGAACATTTACCCTATTCTAAAGGGTTTCAGGAAGACGACGTAA
- the PDCD2 gene encoding programmed cell death protein 2, giving the protein MAAASAGLAELGFVEAAPAWRLRSEQFPSKVGGRPAWLSAAGLPGPAELACALCGRPLAFLLQLYAPLPGRADAFHRGLFLFCCRTPPCCAGLRVFRNQLPRRNDFYSYEPPSEDPPPETGESVCLQLKSGVHLCRVCGCVGPKTCSRCHKAHYCSKEHQTLDWRSGHKQACTQADNLDSTVPDHNFLFPEFEIVIETEDELMPEVVEKEDKSEIIGSMDEGPEEELDSMARHESREDNIFQEFKAKVSLEPEQVLRYGRGIAPIWISGENVPQEKDIPDCPCGAKRMFEFQVMPQLLNYLKADRLGRSVDWGVLAIFTCAESCRLGTGYTEEFVWKQDITDTA; this is encoded by the exons ATGGCTGCCGCCAGCGCtgggctggcagagctgggcttcgTGGAAGCGGCGCCGGCGTGGCGGCTGCGCAGTGAGCAGTTCCCCAGCAAAGTGGGCGGCCGGCCGGCGTGGCTGAGCGCTGCCGGGCTGCCGGGGCCAGCGGAGCTGGCCTGCGCGCTGTGCGGCCGCCCGCTGGCCTTCCTGCTGCAGCTGTACGCGCCGCTGCCCGGCCGCGCCGACGCCTTCCACCGcggcctcttcctcttctgctgccGGACGCCGCCGTGCTGCGCCGGCCTGCGCG TTTTTAGAAATCAGCTGCCCAGGAGAAATGACTTCTACTCCTATGAGCCACCTTCCGAGGATCCTCCTCCAGAGACAGGAGAATCCGTGTGCCTCCAGCTCAAGTCTGGTGTTCATCTCTGCAGGGTTTGTGGCTGTGTAGGCCCCAAAACATGCTCGCGATGTCACAAGGCACATTACTGCAGTAAGGAGCACCAGACTCTAGACTGGAGATCGGGACATAAGCAGGCTTGTACACAAGCAG ataATTTGGACAGTACAGTTCCAGACCACAACTTCCTTTTTCCAGAATTCGAAATTGTAATAGAAACAGAAGATGAGCTTATGCCTGAAGTTgtggaaaaagaagacaaatcagAGATTATAGGGAGCATGG ATGAAGGACCTGAGGAAGAATTGGACTCCATGGCAAGACATGAGTCTAGGGAAGATAACATTTTCCAGGAATTTAAAGCTAAAGTATCCCTTGAACCGGAACAG GTTCTCAGATATGGCAGAGGGATTGCCCCCATCTGGATCTCTGGTGAAAATGTTCCCCAAGAAAAGGATATTCCAGATTGCCCCTGCGGTGCCAAAAGAATGTTTGAATTCCAG GTCATGCCTCAGCTGCTCAACTACCTGAAGGCTGACAGACTGGGCAGGAGTGTCGACTGGGGTGTCCTGGCTATCTTCACCTGTGCCGAAAGCTGTAGACTGGGCACTGGCTACACAGAGGAATTTGTTTGGAAGCAAGATATAACAGATACAGCTTAA